In Candidatus Methylomirabilota bacterium, one DNA window encodes the following:
- a CDS encoding cytochrome c oxidase subunit II, protein MLAAVAIGTLVAVARTAQGPAVEQATIQNPGYRLRSIWFRGLAVVAVIGFLLSLPAFPYYTRSQLASSQHYPVTALQFAFAMPAVLPIDTPIVLDVTATDVNHGVGIYDPDGRIVAQVQAMPGYTNSLSLMLKKPGQYVVLCLEYCGIAHHLMRAGFEVR, encoded by the coding sequence ATGCTGGCCGCAGTGGCAATCGGTACGCTGGTGGCCGTTGCGCGTACTGCGCAAGGGCCGGCCGTCGAGCAGGCAACCATCCAGAATCCAGGATATCGGCTACGTAGCATCTGGTTCCGCGGACTGGCGGTTGTCGCCGTCATCGGGTTCCTCCTCTCCCTCCCAGCCTTCCCCTACTACACCCGCTCACAGCTTGCGTCGTCGCAACATTACCCCGTCACCGCCCTGCAGTTCGCCTTTGCGATGCCGGCGGTGCTTCCCATCGATACCCCGATTGTACTGGACGTGACCGCCACCGACGTCAATCACGGAGTCGGCATCTATGATCCGGACGGACGGATCGTGGCGCAGGTCCAAGCGATGCCCGGCTACACCAACTCACTCTCGCTCATGCTCAAGAAGCCGGGTCAATATGTGGTCCTCTGCCTGGAGTACTGCGGCATTGCTCACCACCTCATGCGCGCCGGATTCGAGGTGCGGTGA
- the glgA gene encoding glycogen synthase GlgA, with amino-acid sequence MKILFVASEAAPFAHTGGLGDVAGALPKALGRFGHDVRLIMPLYQAVDARRHRLRIVASGFSVSAAAGPQAVDALEGNLSGGVPVYFVRHDPSFHRAGLYQTPSAEDYPDNAERFAMFCRAALEVCRRVNFQPEVLHAHDWQTALLPVYLKTTLRGDPFFRRTATVFTVHNLGYQGLFPPEVLPRLMLPRGLFTPAGLEFYGKGNLLKGGLLFADLLTTVSRRYSQEIQTADQGFGLDGVLRERRGDLFGVLNGIDPEEWNPTKDPHIAAHYTVNDLSGKARCKADLQHRLTLPVRATVPLLAVISRLAGQKGLDLLRDILKALMAVNVQLVLLGSGEKEIEAAFREAAAKHPSKLAVRIGFDLPLSHQIEAGADLFLMPSRYEPCGLNQMYSLAYGTIPVVRATGGLDDTIVQFDPVTGQGNGFKFEEASGAAFLQAIWQALALYREKALWPRLITNAMTADFTWDRSAREYERLYRRAAEKKGGQQ; translated from the coding sequence ATGAAAATTCTTTTTGTAGCTTCTGAGGCTGCGCCTTTCGCCCACACCGGTGGATTGGGTGACGTGGCTGGCGCCTTGCCAAAAGCGCTCGGTCGGTTTGGGCACGATGTCCGACTCATCATGCCGCTCTACCAGGCTGTGGATGCGCGGCGACATCGGCTCCGGATCGTTGCAAGTGGGTTCAGTGTTTCGGCTGCCGCTGGGCCACAAGCGGTAGACGCGCTGGAGGGAAATCTCTCCGGTGGAGTGCCGGTCTATTTTGTTCGCCACGATCCGTCGTTTCACCGTGCCGGTCTCTATCAGACCCCATCCGCCGAGGATTACCCCGACAATGCGGAGCGCTTTGCCATGTTTTGCCGGGCGGCTTTGGAGGTGTGCCGAAGAGTGAATTTCCAGCCGGAGGTGCTGCACGCCCACGACTGGCAGACGGCGCTGCTGCCTGTCTATCTGAAGACTACCCTCCGTGGCGATCCCTTTTTTCGGCGGACTGCGACCGTCTTCACCGTCCACAATCTGGGCTACCAGGGCCTCTTCCCTCCCGAGGTACTGCCGAGGTTGATGCTGCCTCGAGGGCTGTTCACGCCGGCCGGGCTTGAGTTTTACGGAAAGGGCAATCTGCTGAAAGGCGGGCTGCTCTTCGCTGACCTGCTCACCACCGTGAGCCGCCGCTACAGCCAGGAGATCCAGACTGCGGATCAAGGATTCGGTCTGGATGGCGTCCTCAGGGAACGGCGGGGCGATCTGTTCGGCGTATTAAATGGAATCGATCCCGAGGAATGGAACCCGACCAAAGATCCTCACATTGCTGCTCATTACACGGTCAATGACCTTTCAGGCAAGGCCCGGTGCAAGGCGGATCTGCAGCATCGGCTCACGCTTCCGGTCAGAGCGACTGTACCGTTGCTGGCCGTGATTTCCCGGCTGGCCGGGCAGAAGGGGCTCGACCTGCTGCGCGATATCCTGAAGGCGTTGATGGCGGTGAACGTGCAACTTGTCCTGCTGGGGAGCGGTGAGAAGGAAATCGAGGCGGCCTTTCGTGAGGCGGCGGCCAAGCACCCGTCCAAGCTGGCTGTCCGAATCGGGTTTGACCTGCCGTTGTCGCATCAGATCGAAGCGGGCGCCGACCTTTTTTTGATGCCGTCGCGATATGAACCGTGCGGCCTGAACCAGATGTACAGTCTCGCCTATGGAACCATTCCGGTCGTCCGCGCCACGGGCGGACTGGACGACACCATTGTCCAGTTCGATCCTGTGACGGGGCAAGGAAACGGATTCAAATTCGAGGAAGCATCTGGAGCCGCCTTTCTCCAGGCCATCTGGCAGGCCTTGGCGTTGTATCGCGAGAAAGCCCTGTGGCCTCGGCTGATTACTAATGCCATGACGGCGGATTTCACCTGGGATCGCTCTGCCAGAGAATATGAGCGGCTCTATCGCCGCGCTGCCGAAAAGAAAGGTGGACAGCAGTAG
- a CDS encoding tetratricopeptide repeat protein, with the protein MAHWAFVRAKAWRVGFSLILGLLVLLPPDLSRADLWADRSTVELAVAGTDHLLNLDYDLAEQTFARLNDADGTGLLAPLYQAFVTLSRLQDREPTRQEMDAFLVAMRALIAKAEARLKQAPEEPDTLLYLGMAWGSKAMIDGVLGNYFSAYEAIKRTKSYLDACLLRQPNRYDAYYGLGLYDYTLSRIAWFYRPLVHLALPPGDRERGLRELKIASERGSATRMLAKLALLQTYASIEKEFEKALPLAEELLRRFPGNPELYFQTALVYSELGRFPEALEVGRRIRANLELDRHHFTGQMRPRYFQLMGKIYMDRGDYPRALSFFKQAVEQPADRYAWVTAWAWTRTGMIHDLLGKRTEAERSYRMALAIKTDSIAKDVAKQYLHEPYRKETVHRTPPATGSEDNVGSP; encoded by the coding sequence ATGGCGCATTGGGCGTTTGTGAGAGCCAAAGCGTGGCGCGTGGGCTTCAGCCTTATCCTTGGATTACTGGTACTCTTGCCGCCCGATCTGAGCCGGGCCGACCTCTGGGCTGATAGGAGTACCGTGGAGTTGGCGGTGGCCGGGACCGATCACCTCCTCAACCTCGACTACGACCTGGCCGAACAGACATTCGCCCGTCTTAACGACGCCGATGGGACGGGGCTACTTGCGCCGCTCTATCAGGCCTTCGTGACGCTCAGCCGTCTTCAGGATCGAGAACCAACTCGGCAGGAGATGGATGCCTTCCTGGTCGCGATGCGGGCGCTCATCGCCAAGGCCGAGGCGCGCCTGAAACAGGCGCCTGAAGAGCCTGATACCCTGCTCTACCTCGGAATGGCCTGGGGATCCAAGGCGATGATCGACGGCGTCCTGGGCAACTATTTCTCGGCCTACGAGGCGATCAAGCGGACAAAATCGTATCTCGACGCCTGCCTCTTGCGCCAACCAAACCGGTACGATGCCTACTATGGCTTGGGGCTGTACGATTACACGCTCTCCCGAATCGCCTGGTTCTATCGGCCCTTGGTGCACCTGGCGCTCCCGCCTGGCGATCGCGAGCGAGGTCTACGGGAGTTAAAGATCGCCAGCGAGCGGGGCAGTGCGACCCGAATGTTGGCAAAGCTTGCCCTCCTGCAGACCTACGCCAGCATCGAGAAAGAGTTTGAAAAAGCCCTGCCGCTGGCTGAAGAATTACTCCGCCGATTCCCCGGCAATCCGGAGCTTTACTTCCAGACGGCTCTGGTCTATTCCGAGTTAGGGCGATTCCCTGAGGCTTTGGAGGTAGGCCGTCGCATCCGGGCGAACCTGGAGCTGGATCGCCACCATTTCACCGGGCAGATGCGCCCGCGCTACTTTCAGCTCATGGGAAAGATCTACATGGATCGGGGCGACTACCCTAGAGCCTTGAGCTTCTTCAAGCAGGCGGTCGAGCAGCCGGCCGACCGGTACGCCTGGGTGACGGCGTGGGCCTGGACCCGGACCGGCATGATCCATGACCTGTTGGGAAAGCGGACAGAGGCGGAGCGGAGCTACCGGATGGCGCTGGCAATCAAGACCGACAGCATCGCCAAGGACGTGGCGAAGCAGTATCTACATGAACCCTACCGCAAGGAGACAGTCCACCGGACGCCCCCCGCTACCGGATCGGAGGACAACGTGGGATCGCCCTAA
- a CDS encoding ribonuclease Z: MQLTILGSGTAIPSLTRGSPGLLVEVAGSSLLFDGGAGTLPRLLKAGISATELDRVFYTHLHPDHTGDLVSLLFALRNPAWQRTKPLYLTGPKGFLAFYESLTQLYGDWIAAKTYELVLHETLKEVTEAEEFRIIPREVVHIQHSLCYRIESADGKSLVFSGDTTYCDAMIEAAKEADLLVLECSAPDEQPMKVHLTPTEAGRIAALSDCRRLVLTHLYPICEAYDLVTPCKKVFDGEVILAEDLMRLLV, translated from the coding sequence ATGCAGCTCACGATCCTAGGGTCCGGAACCGCCATCCCGAGCCTCACGCGAGGATCGCCCGGCCTCCTGGTCGAGGTGGCCGGCTCTTCGCTTCTGTTCGACGGCGGCGCGGGTACGCTCCCTAGACTTCTCAAGGCCGGGATCTCCGCCACTGAATTGGACCGAGTCTTCTATACCCACCTCCATCCGGATCACACCGGCGATCTGGTTTCGCTCCTGTTCGCCCTCCGAAATCCGGCGTGGCAACGAACCAAGCCGCTGTACCTCACAGGCCCCAAGGGCTTTCTGGCCTTTTACGAGAGCCTGACTCAACTGTACGGCGACTGGATCGCCGCAAAGACGTATGAGTTGGTGCTTCATGAAACGCTTAAGGAGGTCACCGAAGCCGAGGAGTTCCGGATAATTCCTCGTGAGGTTGTGCACATTCAGCATAGCCTCTGCTACCGGATCGAGTCGGCCGATGGCAAGAGCCTGGTCTTCTCCGGCGATACGACCTACTGTGACGCGATGATCGAGGCGGCCAAAGAGGCGGATCTGCTGGTGCTGGAGTGCTCTGCCCCGGATGAGCAGCCGATGAAGGTCCATCTGACCCCGACGGAGGCCGGCCGGATCGCGGCCCTGTCCGACTGCCGGCGGCTGGTTCTGACGCACTTGTACCCGATCTGCGAGGCATACGACCTCGTCACTCCCTGCAAGAAGGTCTTTGACGGTGAGGTGATCCTGGCCGAAGATCTGATGCGTCTACTTGTGTAG